A window of the Trichoplusia ni isolate ovarian cell line Hi5 chromosome 4, tn1, whole genome shotgun sequence genome harbors these coding sequences:
- the LOC113493333 gene encoding ER membrane protein complex subunit 4 yields the protein MSQIKTNKKFKWALDFNQKNRTAATELPSPPGYSASANASYTESSKDTDSNLLLIKKLWDVALGPLKQVPMNLFIMYMAGNSISIFPIMMVGMLIVRPVKALFATSSTFKMVEGTQATGQKFVYFIGNIVNILLALYKCQSMGLLPTHSSDWLAFEEPQTRVEHIGGGISLI from the exons ATGTCtcaaataaaaaccaacaaaaagTTCAAATGGGCTTTGGACTTCAATCAGAA GAACCGTACTGCGGCAACTGAGTTACCTTCGCCCCCAGGTTACAGTGCGTCTGCTAATGCAAGTTACACAGAGTCGTCGAAGGATACAGATTCCAATTTGTTGTTGATTAAGAAGTTGTGGGATGTGGCCCTGGGACCATTGAAGCAGGTGCCAATGAACTTGTTTATCATGTACATGGCTGGAAACTCCATCTCCATCTTCCCGATCATGATGGTAGGAATGTTAATTGTTCGCCCAGTAAAAGCATTGTTTGCCACATCTAGCACATTCAAGATGGTTGAAGGAACTCAAGCAACAGGACAGAAGTTTGTTTACTTCATTGGTAACATAGTAAACATCCTATTAGCTCTTTATAAATGTCAAAGCATGGGACTATTACCAACACATTCAAGTGATTGGTTAGCATTTGAAGAGCCACAAACAAGAGTTGAGCACATTGGAGGTGGGATATCACTAATTTAA
- the LOC113493335 gene encoding tyrosine aminotransferase-like, which translates to MSRRSRGSNTWEVRASTLARNTHNLIRDIVENLQVEPNPNKQLIALSVGDPTTFGNLNPPEQVIQAVRESNEWLSSRSYGPAKGHLEAREAVAKYSAHQSNEEISPEDVVLCSGCSHAIELAITVIADSGQNVLVPRPGFMIYKTVAEGLGINIKYYNLLPDQQWKVDLEDLENQIDDDTAAIVVINPSNPCGSVYNKEHLSEILDIASRNHVPIIADEIYEHFVFSNHEFTALSAVSKDVPILTCGGLTKRFLVPGWRMGWIIIHDRHNVLGKEVRKGLSNLATRILGPNTLIQRALPAILSCTPQSFFDDVVLFIENQAKLAYDELRRAPGLRPIMPQGAMYMMIEIKTSLFPSFKNELQFVERMVAEQSVFCLPGQCFAYPNFMRIVLTVPEDILREACQRITIFCKDHIVSRETLKEIDSNLVNVSSDSEVICDSGPALA; encoded by the exons ATGTCGCGACGTTCTCGAGGAAGCAATACATGGGAGGTGCGTGCATCGACGTTGGCTCGCAATACCCATAACCTGATAAGGGACATCGTCGAGAACCTTCAGGTCGAGCCGAACCCCAACAAGCAGCTTATTGCGCTTTCAGTCg GTGATCCGACTACTTTTGGAAATCTTAACCCGCCTGAGCAAGTAATTCAGGCAGTTCGCGAGAGCAATGAGTGGCTGAGCAGCCGAAGTTATGGTCCTGCGAAGGGACACCTTGAAGCGAGGGAGGCTGTAGCCAAGTACAGTGCCCATCAGAGTAATGAAGAAATATCCCCTGAAGACGTCGTCCTCTGCAGCGGATGCTCTCACGCTATCGAACTTGCCATCACTGTGATCGCTGACTCTGGACAAAATGTATTAGTCCCTCGCCCAGGTTTCATGATCTACAAGACCGTAGCTGAAGGATTAggaataaatatcaaatattacaACTTACTG CCAGATCAACAATGGAAGGTGGACTTAGAAGATCTAGAGAACCAAATAGATGATGACACAGCCGCTATAGTTGTCATCAACCCGTCGAACCCTTGCGGCTCAGTGTACAATAAGGAGCACCTGAGTGAGATACTTGATATAGCGTCAAGGAACCACGTGCCAATCATTGCTGATGAAATATACGAGCATTTCGTTTTCTCAAACCACGAGTTCACAGCTTTGTCGGCAGTCTCCAAAGACGTCCCGATATTGACATGCGGAGGGCTAACGAAACGGTTTCTGGTTCCTGGCTGGCGCATGGGCTGGATTATAATCCACGACAGGCATAACGTACTAGGAAAGGAAGTACGGAAGGGCTTGTCGAACCTGGCGACTAGAATCCTGGGTCCAAACACGTTAATACAGAGGGCTTTGCCGGCAATACTGTCATGTACGCCGCAAAGCTTTTTCGACGATGTCGTGCTATTTATAGAG AACCAAGCTAAGCTGGCTTATGATGAACTGCGCCGTGCACCAGGCCTGCGTCCCATCATGCCTCAAGGTGCTATGTACATgatgattgaaataaaaacttcattgTTCCCGAGTTTCAAGAATGAGTTACAATTTGTCGAGCGCATGGTTGCGGAACAGTCTGTCTTCTGTTTACCAGGACAG TGTTTCGCCTATCCAAACTTCATGAGGATTGTTTTGACTGTACCAGAGGACATACTCCGGGAAGCTTGCCAACGGATCACAATCTTTTGTAAGGACCACATTGTCTCGCGAGAGACTCTCAAGGAAATAGACAGCAACTTAGTTAATGTATCCAGCGACAGTGAGGTCATCTGCGACAGCGGACCAGCTCTTGCTTAG
- the LOC113493336 gene encoding tyrosine aminotransferase-like isoform X2, with amino-acid sequence MVLNDTIKYLSDPTAFGNLKPSDNIIDAICDTVKLNSSRNYGPTNGHLDARQAVAEYSVHQGQVTADDVILCSGCSHAIDIALTVIADSGQNVLIPRPGYLIHKTLGEGLGIVIKYYDLLPDKNWQVDIRSLENQIDENTAAIVVNNPSNPCGSVYDKEHLKDILDVASRNRVPIIADEIYEHFVFSDNEFTALSSLSEDVPVLTCSGVTKRFLVPGWRLGWIIIHDRQNILRKEVRKGLLSMSTRILGPNTLIQKALPRILKETPQSFFDETISFIESQAKLAFKELQKISGLRPIMPQGSMYMMVAINTSLFPKIKDELQFITLLCNEQSVLCIPGACFNYPNYIRIVLTVPEEKLREACHRIATFCAKHMSIEPITKMDKDVVSMVHDQSTHASSKQTRVKNIA; translated from the exons ATGGTTCTCAATGACACTATTAAGTACTTAA gcgACCCTACCGCATTTGGCAATTTAAAACCTTCCGATAATATTATTGATGCCATTTGTGACACTGTCAAACTAAATTCAAGTCGGAACTATGGTCCCACGAATGGTCACTTGGACGCGAGGCAAGCTGTGGCCGAGTACAGCGTACATCAGGGACAAGTGACTGCAGATGATGTCATCCTCTGCAGTGGCTGCTCACATGCCATCGATATAGCCCTCACGGTCATCGCAGATTCCGGGCAAAATGTCCTCATTCCTCGGCCTGGCTATCTGATACACAAAACTCTAGGAGAAGGATTGGGAATCGTCATTAAGTACTACGACCTATTG cCTGACAAGAACTGGCAAGTTGATATCCGAAGTCTCGAAAACCAAATAGACGAGAACACAGCAGCAATCGTAGTAAACAATCCTTCCAATCCTTGTGGCTCAGTTTACGACAAGGAGCACCTAAAAGATATTCTTGATGTAGCGTCAAGAAATCGCGTGCCAATAATCGCAGACGAAATTTACGAACACTTCGTTTTCTCCGATAATGAATTCACAGCTTTGTCGTCTTTGTCTGAAGATGTCCCAGTTTTGACTTGCAGCGGAGTCACGAAGAGATTTTTGGTCCCGGGATGGCGACTCGGCTGGATTATTATTCACGATCGACAGAACATCTTAAGAAAGGAAGTCCGGAAAGGATTGTTGAGTATGTCGACAAGAATTCTTGGCCCAAACACCCTTATACAAAAGGCTTTACCCAGAATACTTAAAGAAACTCCACAAAGTTTCTTTGATGAAACTATATCATTTATTGAG AGTCAAGCGAAGTTGGCGTTTAAGGAGTTGCAAAAAATTTCCGGCCTCCGACCGATCATGCCACAAGGATCCATGTATATGATGGTCGCAATAAATACATCTCTATTTCCCAAAATCAAAGACGAACTACAATTTATAACTCTACTGTGTAATGAGCAATCTGTTCTTTGTATTCCGGGAGCG TGTTTCAACTATCCAAACTACATTCGGATCGTGTTGACGGTGCCTGAGGAAAAACTAAGAGAAGCGTGTCACAGAATAGCAACATTCTGCGCAAAACACATGAGCATCGAACCCATTACGAAGATGGACAAAGATGTAGTATCCATGGTCCATGATCAATCTACGCACGCATCGTCTAAACAAACACGAGTGAAGAATATTGCTTAA
- the LOC113493336 gene encoding tyrosine aminotransferase-like isoform X1, which yields MVLNDTIKYLMLFLTKMSRGSHIQREWDVKASKLARNTFNPIRDIIETLDIKPNPEKSYIPLSVGDPTAFGNLKPSDNIIDAICDTVKLNSSRNYGPTNGHLDARQAVAEYSVHQGQVTADDVILCSGCSHAIDIALTVIADSGQNVLIPRPGYLIHKTLGEGLGIVIKYYDLLPDKNWQVDIRSLENQIDENTAAIVVNNPSNPCGSVYDKEHLKDILDVASRNRVPIIADEIYEHFVFSDNEFTALSSLSEDVPVLTCSGVTKRFLVPGWRLGWIIIHDRQNILRKEVRKGLLSMSTRILGPNTLIQKALPRILKETPQSFFDETISFIESQAKLAFKELQKISGLRPIMPQGSMYMMVAINTSLFPKIKDELQFITLLCNEQSVLCIPGACFNYPNYIRIVLTVPEEKLREACHRIATFCAKHMSIEPITKMDKDVVSMVHDQSTHASSKQTRVKNIA from the exons ATGGTTCTCAATGACACTATTAAGTACTTAA TGTTGTTCCTCACCAAGATGTCGCGTGGTTCGCATATCCAACGAGAATGGGACGTCAAAGCATCCAAATTGGCGCGGAATACTTTTAATCCTATAAGAGACATTATTGAAACTCTTGATATAAAACCGAATCCTGAAAAATCATACATTCCGTTGTCTGTCG gcgACCCTACCGCATTTGGCAATTTAAAACCTTCCGATAATATTATTGATGCCATTTGTGACACTGTCAAACTAAATTCAAGTCGGAACTATGGTCCCACGAATGGTCACTTGGACGCGAGGCAAGCTGTGGCCGAGTACAGCGTACATCAGGGACAAGTGACTGCAGATGATGTCATCCTCTGCAGTGGCTGCTCACATGCCATCGATATAGCCCTCACGGTCATCGCAGATTCCGGGCAAAATGTCCTCATTCCTCGGCCTGGCTATCTGATACACAAAACTCTAGGAGAAGGATTGGGAATCGTCATTAAGTACTACGACCTATTG cCTGACAAGAACTGGCAAGTTGATATCCGAAGTCTCGAAAACCAAATAGACGAGAACACAGCAGCAATCGTAGTAAACAATCCTTCCAATCCTTGTGGCTCAGTTTACGACAAGGAGCACCTAAAAGATATTCTTGATGTAGCGTCAAGAAATCGCGTGCCAATAATCGCAGACGAAATTTACGAACACTTCGTTTTCTCCGATAATGAATTCACAGCTTTGTCGTCTTTGTCTGAAGATGTCCCAGTTTTGACTTGCAGCGGAGTCACGAAGAGATTTTTGGTCCCGGGATGGCGACTCGGCTGGATTATTATTCACGATCGACAGAACATCTTAAGAAAGGAAGTCCGGAAAGGATTGTTGAGTATGTCGACAAGAATTCTTGGCCCAAACACCCTTATACAAAAGGCTTTACCCAGAATACTTAAAGAAACTCCACAAAGTTTCTTTGATGAAACTATATCATTTATTGAG AGTCAAGCGAAGTTGGCGTTTAAGGAGTTGCAAAAAATTTCCGGCCTCCGACCGATCATGCCACAAGGATCCATGTATATGATGGTCGCAATAAATACATCTCTATTTCCCAAAATCAAAGACGAACTACAATTTATAACTCTACTGTGTAATGAGCAATCTGTTCTTTGTATTCCGGGAGCG TGTTTCAACTATCCAAACTACATTCGGATCGTGTTGACGGTGCCTGAGGAAAAACTAAGAGAAGCGTGTCACAGAATAGCAACATTCTGCGCAAAACACATGAGCATCGAACCCATTACGAAGATGGACAAAGATGTAGTATCCATGGTCCATGATCAATCTACGCACGCATCGTCTAAACAAACACGAGTGAAGAATATTGCTTAA
- the LOC113493337 gene encoding NADH dehydrogenase (ubiquinone) complex I, assembly factor 6-like isoform X1 yields MNKHSKFFHILKPLKHIGMVTRQQSNEAMCNETAIEYCANIVKQYDYENFMATLLMTKSVRSPALVLRAFNVEIARVQDQTSDAQTAAFRLQFWHDTVKTIYQKEQNILNVPANPIAQELFKVCVCYGLQKRQLEKLILSRSNLLNSKHFKTLEDIEKYAEDSVSPIYYLLLDILGVANVNADHAASHLGKAQGITNILRSVRISNYHKMVTLPMDILMKYSVSQEDVLRCIDSENMRNVAYEVASRANSHLQKARSIEVPTISKQIFLPAIAIDQFLSKLQKVHFNLFDNALHVNTPTLPFRLYYNRVIKKF; encoded by the exons atgaataaacatagCAAGTTTTTCCACATCCTCAAACCTCTTAAACACATCGGAATGGTAACAAGGCAGCAATCAAATGAAGCCATGTGTAATGAAACAGCTATCGAATACTGTGCCAATATAGTAAA ACAGTATGACTACGAGAATTTTATGGCAACTCTTCTTATGACGAAATCGGTGCGATCGCCGGCACTGGTATTGAGAGCTTTTAACGTGGAGATAGCTCGTGTTCAGGACCAAACGTCCGATGCACAAACTGCAGCATTTAGGTTACAATTCTGGCATGATACTGTGAAGACCATTTatcaaaaagaacaaaatatactAAATGTTCCTGCTAATCCTATCGCACAAGAGTTATTCAAA GTATGTGTATGTTATGGTCTTCAAAAGAGGCAATTGGAAAAACTCATATTATCAAGAAGCAATCTTTTGAATTCAAAACACTTCAAAACCTTAGAAGATATTGAGAAATATGCTGAAGATTCCGTATCACCAATATATTACCTACTGTTAGACATTTTAGGTGTTGCTAATGTAAATGCTGACCATGCAGCCTCACACTTGGGAAAAGCACAAGGAATAACTAACATATTAAG GTCTGTCCGTATCTCCAATTATCATAAAATGGTTACACTACCAATGGATATCCTAATGAAATATAGTGTAAGCCAAGAAGATGTCCTGAGATGCATTGACAGTGAAAACATGAGAAATGTTGCTTATGAAGTTGCGAGCAGAGCTAATAGTCACCTGCAAAAG GCCAGAAGCATTGAAGTTCCAACCATTTCAAAGCAGATATTTTTACCTGCAATAGCCATAGACCAGTTTTTGTCAAAACTCCAAAAAGTTCATTTCAATCTATTTGACAATGCATTACATGTTAATACTCCCACTTTACCATTTAGATTATACTATAATAGGGTAATTAAGAAATTTTAG
- the LOC113493337 gene encoding NADH dehydrogenase (ubiquinone) complex I, assembly factor 6-like isoform X2, producing MATLLMTKSVRSPALVLRAFNVEIARVQDQTSDAQTAAFRLQFWHDTVKTIYQKEQNILNVPANPIAQELFKVCVCYGLQKRQLEKLILSRSNLLNSKHFKTLEDIEKYAEDSVSPIYYLLLDILGVANVNADHAASHLGKAQGITNILRSVRISNYHKMVTLPMDILMKYSVSQEDVLRCIDSENMRNVAYEVASRANSHLQKARSIEVPTISKQIFLPAIAIDQFLSKLQKVHFNLFDNALHVNTPTLPFRLYYNRVIKKF from the exons ATGGCAACTCTTCTTATGACGAAATCGGTGCGATCGCCGGCACTGGTATTGAGAGCTTTTAACGTGGAGATAGCTCGTGTTCAGGACCAAACGTCCGATGCACAAACTGCAGCATTTAGGTTACAATTCTGGCATGATACTGTGAAGACCATTTatcaaaaagaacaaaatatactAAATGTTCCTGCTAATCCTATCGCACAAGAGTTATTCAAA GTATGTGTATGTTATGGTCTTCAAAAGAGGCAATTGGAAAAACTCATATTATCAAGAAGCAATCTTTTGAATTCAAAACACTTCAAAACCTTAGAAGATATTGAGAAATATGCTGAAGATTCCGTATCACCAATATATTACCTACTGTTAGACATTTTAGGTGTTGCTAATGTAAATGCTGACCATGCAGCCTCACACTTGGGAAAAGCACAAGGAATAACTAACATATTAAG GTCTGTCCGTATCTCCAATTATCATAAAATGGTTACACTACCAATGGATATCCTAATGAAATATAGTGTAAGCCAAGAAGATGTCCTGAGATGCATTGACAGTGAAAACATGAGAAATGTTGCTTATGAAGTTGCGAGCAGAGCTAATAGTCACCTGCAAAAG GCCAGAAGCATTGAAGTTCCAACCATTTCAAAGCAGATATTTTTACCTGCAATAGCCATAGACCAGTTTTTGTCAAAACTCCAAAAAGTTCATTTCAATCTATTTGACAATGCATTACATGTTAATACTCCCACTTTACCATTTAGATTATACTATAATAGGGTAATTAAGAAATTTTAG